CAATGGTTAGTCAGGAGATGAAACGACGTAAACGAAATTAATCCCAAGCCAAAAACTAGTACTAGCCGATTGCTTTTTTAATTATCTCCAAAGAACCTGAAGAGAACGGTAAGCTAAGTGCTGCTTGCTGTCCTTGCCCCGACATTTTTCGCCAGGTTTTAGCCACAATATCTATGACTTTTTCATCGGTATGTTTCTTAGCAAACGCGGCAAAGTAGTACTGTAGGAAAACCAGACAGATTACATCTTCCAGCACTTGCACCTCCGCATCGCGTTTTAATTGCTTTTTGCTAATTAGAGATACCACCCGAGCGACTGCTTCCTGCTCGTAGCCTTGCTCCTGCATAATCTCGGCAGCCCGATTACTGTGGAATTTTTTAAGCTGGCTACGCCACAGCAGATAGCCTTTACGATCCATCGGATACTGATTTCGTGGTATTTTCCAACGCTCAATATGCTGGCTGCGGGCGGCTAATTGCAGAGTTTCAGGAGCATCCGGATAAAAAGCGTGTAGGGTTTCGCTCATCCGCTGAGCGTAGAGCAACTCCGAAGGTACTACCCGCCCAGCTTCATCGTAATCGGTTCGGGGATCCTGCCGGTTGGCTTGGTCAAAAGCTGCCAGCGTACGGGGAAGTCGATGAATACTACTATCGTGGGCCATAGCATCTAAGATACGTAGCCAATAATCAAAGTCAGCATCATTTTTAATTTTAACTCTTCTCGAGTGCTAATCACCTGCTCAAAACTTATACTAAAGCTAAGCCAGCCACCTTTTGCTGCACCGATTCCCAGTGCTTGGCTACCACGGCCCCAATCACAATAATGGCGGGCGACTGTAGTTTTTGCTCCCTAACGGTTTGCTGAATAGATTGTAAGTTTCCAATCCCTATTTGCTCATTTGAACAGGTACCGTTCTGAATAATCGCAATAGACTCATCGCCACCTCGGTGCTGAGAAAAAAGCTTAATAATACTGGACAACTGACGCATACCCATAAGAATCACTACGGTGGCCGACGACTGAGCCGCCAGTGCCATATCCGATGAGAGCGTACCGGAGCGGGTGGTTCCGGTGACCACCCAGAAGCTTTCGCTTACTCCCCGCGAGGTTAGGGGAATATTGTTGGTGGCAGGAACGGCTAGCGCACTACTGATACCCGGTACCATCGTCACTTCCAATCCGTGCTTTATTGCGTATTCTTTTTCCTCTTGTCCTCGTCCGAACACAAACGGATCACCACCCTTTAGGCGTACTACGTGTCCGTGAGAGTAAGCGTACCGTACGATAAGCTGGTTGATGCTTCGTTGTTGTACTTGATGCAAGCCCGCTCGTTTCCCCACGAAAATTTTAAGTGCTTCCGGTTGGCAGTACCGCAACAAGGTCGGGTTCGCTAGGGCATCGTACAGCACCACATCGGCGGCTTCTAGTGCCCGAACTCCTTTCAGCGTGATGAGTTCTTCGTCACCCGGGCCAGCACCTACCATTGTTAAACGAGGATTTACAGCGTAATTTATCATAATTCGTAGCTTCTCAGTTAAGTAAAGGCAGATAATTTTTACGTAAAATTACTTATTTTTATTTTTATTTTACGTAACTACTTCCGTATTTAGACTAATAATTACGAAATTTTACTCAAATAGTCCTGTATGCGTCATATTGTTGTCATCGGAAACGGAATGGTAGGTTACAAATTCTGCGAGAAGCTACGTAAGCTAGCTGACCCTACTCAAGTAGCCATTACCGTATTTGGAGAAGAGTGCCGTCCGGCTTACGACCGGGTACATTTAAGCGAGTACTTTAGCGACCAGAATGCTGACAAACTCACTTTAGCCCCCGCTCGCTGGTATGAAGAGCAGAACATTCAATTACATACCGGCGAACTGATTGCCTGGATTGACCGAAGGAATAAAACCGTAGAAACCCATCGGGGTAAAACGTTGAGCTACGATCAATTAGTAATTGCCACCGGCTCTAGTGCCTTTGTTCCACCCATACCGGGTACCGACAAGCGGGGAGTGTTTGTGTACCGCACTATTGAAGACCTGGAAGCCATTATCGCCTATGGCAAAAAAATGCGATCGGCAGCGGTGCTGGGTGGTGGTTTGTTAGGGCTGGAGGCGGCAAAAGCTATGGTTGATATGGGTTTGGAAACTCACGTAGTAGAATTTGCTTCTCGCCTTATGCCCCGGCAGTTAGACGAAGTCGGAGCCCGCACGCTGCAAACCCGAATAGAGGAATTAGGTATTCAAGTTCACCTGAACAAAAATACACAAGCGATTAGCGGCAATGGTAAATTGGATGCGCTGCGCTTTGCCGACGAATCTAACTTACCAGTAGATATGCTGGTGATCTCGGCGGGCATTCGCCCTCGTGATGAGCTGGGTCGTTCTGCGAGACTAGATATTGGGCCACGGGGCGGAATTGTGGTAAATGACGCTATGCAAACCTCTGACCCCGCTATCTACGCTATTGGAGAGGTCGCATTACATCAGGATATAATCTACGGGCTAGTAGCCCCGGGGTACGATATGGCCGAAGTAGCGGCTCGTCATTTGGTGGGCGATATTGAGAAAAACTTTTCCGGAGATGATATGTCTACCAAGCTCAAGCTAATGGGCGTAGATGTGGCGAGCTTCGGTGATGCTTTCGGGGCAAAATCTGAGCACAACGCGATTGTTTTCGAAGATAAGGCGAAAGGAGTCTACAAACGTATCAATATTTCAGCGGATGGTAAACGACTATTAGGGGGAATGTTGGTGGGCGATGCCGAAGCCTACAATATGCTATTGCAAACCATGCAAAATGGCATGGCTCTTCCGCCCAATCCGGAAGATCTGATCTTGGGAAGCCGAGGCGGAGAAACTTCGGGAGCTGGTCTGGATAGCTTACCCGACGAAGCCCAAATTTGCTCTTGCGAGGCGGTAACTAAAGGAATGATTTGCGAAGCAGTGCTCACCGGAGAGGCGCAGAGCGTAAAAGAAATCAAAGCCTGTACCAAAGCGGGTACGGGCTGCGGGGGCTGTATGCCAATGGTATCCGATCTGTTTGACCTAGCTCAAGCCAAAATGGGAAAACGGGTTCGGAAAACGCTTTGCGAACATTTTAACTATACCCGTCAGGAGCTACTAGACATTATTCAGGTAAAAGAAATAAAATCGTACGATACTCTACTGAATGAATACGGAACGGGTGATGGCTGCGAGGTATGCAAACCGGCGGTAGCTTCTATCTTGGCAAGCCTCTGGAATGAACTGGTTACCCAGCAAGACACCATCCAGGATACGAACGACCGTTTTCTGGCCAATATTCAGCGGGGCGGCACCTACTCGGTAGTGCCTCGGATTCCGGGTGGGGAAATTACTCCGGACAAGCTCATCGTCATTGGGCAGGTAGCGAAAAAGTACGATTTATATACGAAGATTACCGGAGGGCAGCGCATAGACTTATTTGGTGCTCACTTGCACCAGCTACCCGACATCTGGGAAGAACTTATTGCGGCGGGTTTTGAGAGCGGTCACGCCTACGGCAAATCCCTACGAACTGTTAAAAGCTGCGTAGGTTCAGCTTGGTGCCGCTATGGCTTGCACGATTCGGTCTCTTTTGCCATCGAAGTGGAAGATCGCTACAAAGGCCTTCGTTCTCCCCATAAGCTAAAGGGTGCTGTATCAGGTTGCGCCCGAGAGTGCGCGGAAGCCCAAAGCAAAGATTTTGGCATTATTGCTACCGACAAAGGCTGGAATCTTTACGTATGCGGCAACGGCGGAATAAAACCTCAACATGCCTTGCTGCTGGCGCAGGACGTAGATAAAGAAACCTGCATCAAGTACATTGATCGCTTCCTGATGTTTTACATCAAAACCGCCGAGACTCTGACTCGTACCGCCCCTTGGCTCAATAAGCTAGAAGGAGGCATTGACTACTTACGAGATGTAGTGGTAAACGACTGCCTTGGTATTGGCGAGCAGCTAGAACAGGAAATGCAACGTACTTTAGCCGTGTACCGCTGCGAGTGGAAGGAAGTAGTGAACAACCCCGAGCTACGGGCTAAATTCACCCACTTTATTAATTCCGAGGCTACCGATCCCGCCGTACAGTTCGATGAAATGCGCGGGCAAAAAGTACCAGCCAAATGGTAAAACCGGAAAAGGGAGAACGAAGAAAGGTTAGTGGGTTATACTTTTCATTCATTTAGCATTCGCTCCCTCTTACGTTTCCCATCCTCCTTTTTCCTAATCTCTAAAATCCAATCTCCAAAAGCTATGACTAATACGCTAGACTATAAAACCGTTTCATCAGAAAATGTAACCAACTGGTTCAAAGCTGCCCCGGTAACCGCATTTCCCGCCAATGGTGGGGCGTGTGTGTTGTACCGGGGAAAGCAAATTGCCGTATTTAATTTCACCCGCCGGGACGAATGGTACGCTTGCCAGAACCTTTGCCCGCACAAGCAGCAAATGATTCTCTCCCGAGGGATGATTGGTTCGGAGCAAGACGAGCCGAAGGTGGCCTGCCCATTTCATAAGCGGGCCTTTTCACTCCAGTCAGGAAAATGCCTTAACGCCGATGAATGCGCTATTGCCACGTACCCGGTGAAAATAGAAGAGGGCTACGTATACATCGGTTTTGACGAAGCCTGAGCGATGCCATTCTACATCGGCTACGGGATAAAATATAGGGTGATGGCAAAGCTCTTGTTCTACGGTCTGCGTTAAGTGAGAGCGCTTGCTTGACCCACTTCAGTGTTACCCAAGCTTTTTTATAGCAAGAATAAAAATGTTAGCTTCGTAACAATATGAAAGTATTGATTACCGGAAGCAGTGGTCATTTGGGCGAAGCTATCGTCAGGAAGCTAAGAGAAACTTCCTATGTTCCCGTAGGTGTCGACATTAAGCCGTCGGAGTTTACTACCCACGTAGGTTCAATCACCGATCGGGATTTTGTGATGGAAACCCTGAAAGGCGTAGATTTTATCATCCATACTGCTACTCTGCATAAGCCTCACGTGGCTACGCATACTTATCAGGATTTTGTAGACACCAATATTACGGGTACGCTGAACTTATTGGAGGTAGCTGCTGCTAATCGTGCGAAGGCATTTATCTACACCAGCACCACTAGCACATTTGGCGATTCACTCACTCCTCCACCGGGCGAGCTGGCGGTCTGGGTTACTGAGCAAACGCCATCCATTCCTAAAAATATTTACGGGGTTACTAAAGAGGCAGCCGAGAACCTTGTCCAACTGTTTTCTCGCAACCACCAACTACCGGGTGTAGTACTTAAAACATCTCGTTTTTTTCCGGAAGAGGACGATAAAAAGGAAATGCGGGATGCCTACGAAGATGCTAACCTGCGGGTTACCGAACTTTTATATCGGCGAGTGGATCTTGAAGATGCTGTTTCGGCTCACCTTCAGGCTATTGAACGAGCCGAGCAAATAGGCTTCGGGAAGTATATCATTAGTGCTACCTCGCCCTTTCAACCGCAGCACTTGACCATGCTGCACGCAGATGCTGCTTCGGTAGTGCGTCAACTTTATCCTGATTTTGAAGATATTTTCAGTCAGAAAAGTTGGAAGATGGTTCCTCAAATAGACCGAGTGTACGTGAATAAAAAGGCTCGACTTGAGCTGGGCTGGCAACCGAAATACGATTTCAGGTATGCTTTAGATTGTTTAAAAAGAGACGAGGATTTTCGCAGTCCGTTAGCTCGGACGGTAGGCATAAAAGGTTACCATCCCCAAAAATTTATTGATGGTCCCTACCCGGTCACCAACCACTAGCTGTTCGGTACTCTACCCACTCAATAATCAAGTTCACCCTCCCTTTTGTGAAGCAGTTAAGATTTAGCTGAGTAATCAACGTTCAGACTTTGCTCATCTATCCGTATTTTTACGTACTTTGCCCATTATTTCAACAGGATGAAAGCGAGCGAACGCAAGAATAGCTTTGAGAAACTATGGGTTTTATACGCCCTCGCCTTATTCGGTATTGCCGCATCCATCATCAGCAGCCAAGTATACGTACAGCAGTACTTCAGCAAGCAAGAAAACGACTCCCGAATTATTAACATTGCCGGACGGCAGCGGATGCTGAGTCAGAAAATCAGTAAGCTAGTCTTACAAATTAATGCCACCGATGAGCCAGTCTCTCAGGAAAAATATCGAAATCAACTGGCTCAAGCCGTAACACTCTGGGAGCAGTCTCACCAAGCCTTACTTCAGGGTGACCCTGATCTTCAGGTGCAAGTTGATAATAGTGTATCCATTGACTCTATGTTTCAGGCTCTGGAGCCTGAGTACAACATCATTGTTCAAAGTGCTAAACAGCTAGTTGAACAGCTTGAGTTTACTACACCCAATCGCTCTGATTCTTTGCTGATGCTTGCTGCGAAGATTCTAGACAATGAATCTCAGTATCTGGAAGAAATGGATACCATCGTATTTCAGTACGATAAAGAAGCGCGGGAGCGGGTGCTGTACTTGGAGAAAATAGAGTTACTGCTGCTGGGTATCTCGCTGGTTATTATTTTGTGTGAGCTGCTATTTATCTTTCGCCCCACTGTTCGGCAAATTCGCAAAACTATCAAAGAATTAATTCAGTCGGAGAAGTTGGCAAAGGGGATGGCTAGGGAATTAGAGGTATTGTATAATTCTTTGGAAGCATCGTATCAGGAACTAGCCGAAGTAGAGCTGGTAGAAGACACTCCCACCTTATACGCTAAGACCGATGCTACTGGCCGATTTTCGTACGTAAGCGACATTTTTAGCGGTGATCTGGAATACAATGTATTTGAGCGAAACGAAGATTTATTTTCTTGGCTAGAACAAGAAGGGTATAGTGCCGATCAGGTAGAAAACATCCGACGCCGGGCACTAGCTGGCAATACCTGGGTAGGCGAGATCAAAGCTACTTCTGAGTCGGGCGATTTTATTTGGTTGCTGGCTCATATTGTGCCTACACTTGACGATCAGCAGCAAGTAGAATCCCTCAACCTGATCTGTAGTAACCAAACCGAGCTGAAGGAAGCCCAGGCCCGCTCGCACGAAATTACCCGGGAAAAAATAGATAAAAAAGTAAAAGAGCAACGCTTCCGCTCTAGTCTCATACTAGAAGGGCAAGAAGAAGAGCGCCGCCGCATCTCCCGCGATATTCACGATGGCATCGGGCAATTACTTACCGCCCTGAAATTTAAGGTAGAAGCAATTGATTTGGCCCCCAACATGCCCAAACGAGAAACTGAAGTGCAGGAGGCGCAATCACTCCTCAACCACATTATTCGGGAAGTGCGACGGGTATCGTTTAACCTCAATCCCAGCGCACTGAACGACTACGGCCTGATTCCCGCTACCAAGCGATTCTGTGCCGAGGCCAACCGATTGTCGGATAAAGCTATTATCTTTGACAATGAGACCGGTTTTATTAATCGATTAGAAAAAAATATTGAAACTAATTTGTACCGCATTATTCAGGAGTCGGTGAATAATGCTATCAAATACGCTAACGCTAATGAGATTCGGGTGATTTTTAGTCACAACGCCCACTACCTGAATGTAGCGATTCAGGACGACGGCGTAGGTTTTTCTTATCAAGAATACGCCCAACAACCGGCTCCCATTAGCAAAAATGGTTCAGGGTTAGGATTGTTCAATATGCGGGAACGGGCTAGTTTCATTAATGCCACGCTGGATATTCATTCTGCCGAGGGCAAAGGCACCCAAATTAACATACATTTACCCATCAATGAGCGAGTCAATGGATCATATCAAAGCAGTACTAGCGGATGACCACGGGGTAGTTCGCAGTGGTATTAAGTCGCTACTAGAAAGCGAAGGCGATATTCAGGTAGTAGCCGAAGCAGAAAACGGGCAGGAAGCCCTTCAGCAGGTGGCCACGTATCAACCAGATATTGCTATTCTTGACATTCGGATGCCAATAATGAATGGGCTAGAGGCAACCCAAAAGATTAGTGAGCAGGAGCAGAAAGTGAAGGTACTGATTTTGTCTATGCATGACGACGAAGAATACATTCTGCAATCGGTAGAGAGTGGAGCCGCGGGCTACTTGCTGAAGGGCTCTAGCAAAGAAGAGTTTTTGAAAGCAGTGCGAACCGTAC
This region of Tunicatimonas pelagia genomic DNA includes:
- the nirD gene encoding nitrite reductase small subunit NirD; amino-acid sequence: MTNTLDYKTVSSENVTNWFKAAPVTAFPANGGACVLYRGKQIAVFNFTRRDEWYACQNLCPHKQQMILSRGMIGSEQDEPKVACPFHKRAFSLQSGKCLNADECAIATYPVKIEEGYVYIGFDEA
- the nirB gene encoding nitrite reductase large subunit NirB, encoding MRHIVVIGNGMVGYKFCEKLRKLADPTQVAITVFGEECRPAYDRVHLSEYFSDQNADKLTLAPARWYEEQNIQLHTGELIAWIDRRNKTVETHRGKTLSYDQLVIATGSSAFVPPIPGTDKRGVFVYRTIEDLEAIIAYGKKMRSAAVLGGGLLGLEAAKAMVDMGLETHVVEFASRLMPRQLDEVGARTLQTRIEELGIQVHLNKNTQAISGNGKLDALRFADESNLPVDMLVISAGIRPRDELGRSARLDIGPRGGIVVNDAMQTSDPAIYAIGEVALHQDIIYGLVAPGYDMAEVAARHLVGDIEKNFSGDDMSTKLKLMGVDVASFGDAFGAKSEHNAIVFEDKAKGVYKRINISADGKRLLGGMLVGDAEAYNMLLQTMQNGMALPPNPEDLILGSRGGETSGAGLDSLPDEAQICSCEAVTKGMICEAVLTGEAQSVKEIKACTKAGTGCGGCMPMVSDLFDLAQAKMGKRVRKTLCEHFNYTRQELLDIIQVKEIKSYDTLLNEYGTGDGCEVCKPAVASILASLWNELVTQQDTIQDTNDRFLANIQRGGTYSVVPRIPGGEITPDKLIVIGQVAKKYDLYTKITGGQRIDLFGAHLHQLPDIWEELIAAGFESGHAYGKSLRTVKSCVGSAWCRYGLHDSVSFAIEVEDRYKGLRSPHKLKGAVSGCARECAEAQSKDFGIIATDKGWNLYVCGNGGIKPQHALLLAQDVDKETCIKYIDRFLMFYIKTAETLTRTAPWLNKLEGGIDYLRDVVVNDCLGIGEQLEQEMQRTLAVYRCEWKEVVNNPELRAKFTHFINSEATDPAVQFDEMRGQKVPAKW
- a CDS encoding DUF4202 domain-containing protein, with protein sequence MAHDSSIHRLPRTLAAFDQANRQDPRTDYDEAGRVVPSELLYAQRMSETLHAFYPDAPETLQLAARSQHIERWKIPRNQYPMDRKGYLLWRSQLKKFHSNRAAEIMQEQGYEQEAVARVVSLISKKQLKRDAEVQVLEDVICLVFLQYYFAAFAKKHTDEKVIDIVAKTWRKMSGQGQQAALSLPFSSGSLEIIKKAIG
- the cobA gene encoding uroporphyrinogen-III C-methyltransferase, with translation MINYAVNPRLTMVGAGPGDEELITLKGVRALEAADVVLYDALANPTLLRYCQPEALKIFVGKRAGLHQVQQRSINQLIVRYAYSHGHVVRLKGGDPFVFGRGQEEKEYAIKHGLEVTMVPGISSALAVPATNNIPLTSRGVSESFWVVTGTTRSGTLSSDMALAAQSSATVVILMGMRQLSSIIKLFSQHRGGDESIAIIQNGTCSNEQIGIGNLQSIQQTVREQKLQSPAIIVIGAVVAKHWESVQQKVAGLALV
- a CDS encoding response regulator transcription factor, which codes for MDHIKAVLADDHGVVRSGIKSLLESEGDIQVVAEAENGQEALQQVATYQPDIAILDIRMPIMNGLEATQKISEQEQKVKVLILSMHDDEEYILQSVESGAAGYLLKGSSKEEFLKAVRTVHEGERYFSADVSRVFVNNYLNQKPSKVNRAPNVSQNTYDLTKREKQILRLLFEGVGNKEIAEQLDKSIRTVETHRFNIMKKLGVNNVVELIKKIEDEQVLKGTLYA
- a CDS encoding sensor histidine kinase → MKASERKNSFEKLWVLYALALFGIAASIISSQVYVQQYFSKQENDSRIINIAGRQRMLSQKISKLVLQINATDEPVSQEKYRNQLAQAVTLWEQSHQALLQGDPDLQVQVDNSVSIDSMFQALEPEYNIIVQSAKQLVEQLEFTTPNRSDSLLMLAAKILDNESQYLEEMDTIVFQYDKEARERVLYLEKIELLLLGISLVIILCELLFIFRPTVRQIRKTIKELIQSEKLAKGMARELEVLYNSLEASYQELAEVELVEDTPTLYAKTDATGRFSYVSDIFSGDLEYNVFERNEDLFSWLEQEGYSADQVENIRRRALAGNTWVGEIKATSESGDFIWLLAHIVPTLDDQQQVESLNLICSNQTELKEAQARSHEITREKIDKKVKEQRFRSSLILEGQEEERRRISRDIHDGIGQLLTALKFKVEAIDLAPNMPKRETEVQEAQSLLNHIIREVRRVSFNLNPSALNDYGLIPATKRFCAEANRLSDKAIIFDNETGFINRLEKNIETNLYRIIQESVNNAIKYANANEIRVIFSHNAHYLNVAIQDDGVGFSYQEYAQQPAPISKNGSGLGLFNMRERASFINATLDIHSAEGKGTQINIHLPINERVNGSYQSSTSG
- a CDS encoding NAD-dependent epimerase/dehydratase family protein codes for the protein MKVLITGSSGHLGEAIVRKLRETSYVPVGVDIKPSEFTTHVGSITDRDFVMETLKGVDFIIHTATLHKPHVATHTYQDFVDTNITGTLNLLEVAAANRAKAFIYTSTTSTFGDSLTPPPGELAVWVTEQTPSIPKNIYGVTKEAAENLVQLFSRNHQLPGVVLKTSRFFPEEDDKKEMRDAYEDANLRVTELLYRRVDLEDAVSAHLQAIERAEQIGFGKYIISATSPFQPQHLTMLHADAASVVRQLYPDFEDIFSQKSWKMVPQIDRVYVNKKARLELGWQPKYDFRYALDCLKRDEDFRSPLARTVGIKGYHPQKFIDGPYPVTNH